A single region of the Ziziphus jujuba cultivar Dongzao chromosome 10, ASM3175591v1 genome encodes:
- the LOC107411369 gene encoding uncharacterized protein LOC107411369, producing MTTSILFPFLLLFFFSSPTFLSISRAQQDRAPHGLAHENPVSFSPSAYDFFNPTNQNPNTKNPCGGKSCAPLPLAAQVEATEAYESKVSAPQNGGSRVGAGAVAGIVFGFGFVVVIAMGAYYVLVTRRSKMSPPKPEQPDA from the coding sequence ATGACCACTTCAATACTATTTCCTTTCTtgctcctcttcttcttctcctccccAACCTTTCTCTCTATCTCCAGAGCTCAACAAGACAGAGCACCTCATGGGCTTGCCCATGAGAACCCTGTGAGTTTTTCTCCATCAGCATACGATTTTTTCAATCCAACCAATCAAAACCCAAACACCAAAAATCCATGCGGTGGAAAAAGTTGTGCTCCATTGCCTTTAGCAGCACAAGTAGAAGCTACCGAAGCTTATGAGAGCAAAGTGTCTGCTCCTCAGAACGGCGGGAGCAGAGTTGGAGCTGGTGCGGTTGCTGGgattgtttttggttttggttttgtggTCGTGATAGCAATGGGTGCTTACTATGTCCTTGTCACTCGTCGATCGAAAATGAGTCCACCAAAACCTGAGCAACCTGATGCTTAA
- the LOC125421119 gene encoding aquaporin PIP2-2, with protein sequence MTKDVEVVEGEFSAKDYHDPPPAPLFDLAELTQWSFHRALIAEFIATLLFLYITVLTVIGYKSQIDPNKMGVDVCGGVGFLGIAWAFGGMIFILVYCTAGISGGHINPAVTFGLFLGRKVSLIRALLYMVAQCLGAICGVGLVKAFQKSYYDRYGGGANELATGYNKGTGLGAEIIGTFVLVYTVFSATDPKRNARDSHVPVLAPLPIGFAVFMVHLATIPITGTGINPARSFGAAVIYNKEKAWDDQWIFWVGPFVGAAIAAFYHQFILRASAIKALGSFRSNA encoded by the exons ATGACGAAAGACGTGGAGGTCGTCGAGGGAGAATTCTCCGCCAAGGACTACCACGACCCTCCTCCGGCACCTTTGTTCGACCTCGCAGAGCTGACACAGTGGTCCTTTCACAGAGCTCTCATAGCGGAGTTCATAGCCACGCTTCTCTTCCTTTACATCACGGTTCTAACGGTGATTGGCTACAAGAGCCAGATTGATCCCAACAAGATGGGCGTCGACGTGTGTGGCGGCGTTGGCTTTCTCGGCATCGCTTGGGCTTTTGGTGGCATGATCTTCATCCTTGTGTACTGCACTGCCGGTATCTCTG GAGGGCATATCAACCCGGCTGTGACATTCGGACTGTTCTTGGGACGCAAGGTGTCGCTAATCAGGGCGTTGTTGTACATGGTTGCACAGTGCTTGGGTGCTATCTGTGGTGTCGGTTTGGTGAAGGCCTTCCAGAAGTCTTACTACGACAGGTATGGTGGTGGAGCTAATGAACTAGCCACTGGATACAACAAGGGTACTGGATTGGGTGCTGAGATTATTGGCACCTTTGTTCTTGTCTATACTGTCTTCTCTGCTACTGATCCTAAGAGAAACGCAAGAGACTCCCATGTTCCT GTTTTGGCACCACTTCCCATCGGATTTGCAGTGTTCATGGTTCACCTTGCCACCATTCCAATCACGGGAACTGGCATCAACCCTGCTAGGAGTTTTGGAGCCGCTGTTATCTATAACAAAGAGAAGGCCTGGGATGACCAA TGGATCTTCTGGGTGGGACCATTCGTTGGAGCTGCCATTGCTGCATTCTACCACCAATTCATTCTAAGAGCATCGGCCATTAAAGCTCTGGGATCCTTCAGGAGCaatgcttaa